The DNA region GGAACTAAGGAGAAGTCACAGCGCAGGCGCGACCCCAGTCGTCATAATTGACGACTGGCAACGGAAACAGATCCAGGTCCATTTCCGTCTGAACCGCCTGCTCCCGGCAACGAGACTCATAAGCAGGCGGCCGCGGAAAATGGGCTCTCAAAATTTGCATAAGCCAGTAGTCCTAAAGCATAACTATCAACTAATTTGGTATGTAAAGTCTTTGTGTCTTTTTCTTGGGCATTAGCGCGATGAGCGTTCGAGGTCCAGTGGCAATGGCCAACTAGCAACAGTATGACCAGCATGCCGGCCGATGCCACAAACTCTGCACCATACTCACTCGGATATGGAAACCGATTCGCTGTGCTCGGTGGCTCGTCTTTGTCTCTAAACTCTCGCTGCTCATCGTCATCGTCTTGGGAAGCATCTAAACATTGGCTAAGCTTGGCGGGGATCACTGGTATGGTGAAGCTGGAATAAGTGCTGGTATGGCTCAGCCCAACAATATGCATCTGATTGTATAAACTGTGCTCGTTTTCAGGAtgcctgctgttgttggtgccGCTGGATCTGCAGCTACCGCTACTGGCGAAGATCGGTCTCGTGGGTGCGGATAAGTTACTGGGGTGTGGATTAATTTGCTTCTTGATAAAATACTTGAAGAGGGGTTTGTTCCTCTTTAGTTACGGTTGAATCTGCTTCTTGGGTTTTTTTAACTCAGCATCTTCGTCACGCTTAATCTCGGTGTACCGCTCGCCCTTGAGCGAAACGATCTTATTGTCCCGGTAGCGAACCAGCTTGCGAGGCTCCATCTTTGGGACCACCGGCTTGTACTCACGCTGGGTGGCGTTCTTGTCAACATAGGAGTACCTAGATggggtaaataaaaaaaaatacgattgaatatttgtaattacaaattacattGCCTATTTTAGGTGCTATAATATATTGCTGTGCCGACTTTCTTTTAAATTGTATACTTACCTAGCGATAATACGATTCTTGAGTTCATTATCGTCGACGACTACATTCTTTTTTATGTAAGTAGTATGCGACTTGTCAGTAATACATTGGTTGGTCTCTTGACGATGCAAGAGGATCTGGGTGGCGCTATCGATGTCGCCCTTGGAAATTGCGATGCAGTGCTTGATCTGCGAAAGGATATAAATGCATAACACAGTattaaaaacttctttcaTTTGACTTACCTCGGCAATTGCCGAATCCGGAAACATTTCCTGGAGCACTTCGGTCTCGTCCAAGAAGTAGTCGCaagtggagctggagctgtCGGTAGAGCCTCCATCGCTAGTCTCCGAAAGATGTTGGGAACGCTTGTTTCCACCAcagccgccgctgctgctgctgttcgaAGAGAGTTCGTCCTTTTCGGAAGTGGACGAGTTGCGAGCACGCAGCTTGGACTCCGGAATAATGCTGGAGAGGCTCAGGGAGCTGCAAATATATTGCAAgtatatattcaatataaaaacttttagCATAAGAATGCAAAGGAAAACGTACTTTAGCGATAAGTTGACGGCGTCTGGGTTTTCCTGGTTTTTCTCCATATCGGTAAGCTCATTGGCCAGCTTGTAGATCCAGTCACAGATGATGCCCTGGTCAATGGTGGAAAACTCCTCGAAGTAGGCTCCCATCATCTCCACAAAGCCCTCGACATCGAAGCACGGGTCCTGGGAGGCCTCctccaaaatcgaaataatGTACGAAAGCACGATTTCGTCTACAACACTGAAGTCGGCTCCCGGTATGTGGCCACTAATAAACTGCACCAGGCTGCGCTTCACCATCTCGTGCTGCTTCTCCAGATTGGTCATATTGGCTATATAGTTGAAGGGACTTCTCGAAGTATCTCTTGCTGGGTCGGCGGTTTTCAAACAGCTCTCTCTCACAGGGCGTCACTCAAAATGCTGAAACTCACTGAATGGGGACTTCCCCGTAACTTAGAGCATGTCCTCTGACAGTCGAATAATAGAACTTGAATTTAGTTTGAATGCAAATTGCgttttatatagttttgaTTTTGCGAGCTGCGCCTTTCTTTTGCTTCTTCCTGCTGCAATCAATAATACTCCGATACACAGGCAGCTCCTATCGATTGAAATAGAAGTAACATAAGTCTATCGATATGTGgaattcaaaattatttaattttctttaaatccGTTATACGGTATTGATTATACTTTAATATATTGCTTATACTGTTTATAATCACGCCATTTGTACATTTAGAAATCCATAATAAGTAGAACTCCTGCTAACCGATATCTTTCAGGGGGCGCATCTCTAATGAGAATGAGAAAAACGAAAGTCACGCAACGcagtaaacaaatttttagGTCTATCGATAGACGTACACCCACAACCCCAATTCCAGCCGGCAAATTCCGGAACGTAGTCTCTGCTCAAAACGTCTATAGAGGTGAGATTTTTTTGCCTCCACTTGGATGCTACCATACCGATCCGTATTCTTGCAGGAAATTTGCCAGCCCGATGGACAAGCGCGTCACAGTCCTGCTGCCCAATGGTCGGCGGCAGAATGTGAACGTGACGGCGAACATGACGCTGCTGGAGATTTTGGAGACGGCCTGCTCCAAGCACGGCTACGATGCGGAGGAGCACTGTCTCAAGTTCCACAACAAGGTGGTCGGACTAACGCAGCAGTTCCGTTTCAGTGGCCTGCCTAACAACTGTGTCCTTGAAATGGAGCAGACAGAAAAGCGGCGTACACTGAGTAACGTTCTTGTCTGCGTCCAGCTGAACGACGGATCCCGCCAGCAAGCAGACTTTTCGCCCAACGACACCATTTGGCTGGTGGTCCAAAAGCTCTGCGAGTCCCAAGTCAATGGTTACGAAAGCCCCGTCATCGTCTACATGCGCAGCGAGGTCATAGGACAGGAGCAGATGCGCCAGACCACACTGAAATCCCTAGGAATCCTCGAGGGTCGCGCTATGATGCGTCTTATCGACAAAAAACCCGAGGACCTTAAGACCCAGGCAAATGTGTACAAAGCTCCCGCTGTCAAGCCTCGGGTAGACAACGACGACCAGCCCAGCACCTCCCGCTCTGCAATGGCAGCTGGTGGCagcggaggaggcggtggaTTTGCCCTTACCAGCAACATGATCAAGAATTTAAAACGCACGGCTCCTGAAGAAAATGCCAGTGGGACTGAACCAGCCAAGACCTCAGGTGAAGACAAACAAGAGCAGCAGCCTCAGCCGGAAGCACCTAAATACGACTGGGGTAGTGGTTCCGGATACTCCATGCACCACCCCCCGGAGCGAAAGCAGGACGAAAACGAAGTCGAAGAGAATCCAGGCAGGGCTCCCCCAGTTGTGAGAGTAATTGGTCCCCGTCAGGCTGTACTCTTCTCCTTGGACGAATCCAAGAAAAACGCAGACGATTTGCCGGACTCATTTTTCGACTTGACCGTCAACGATTTAAAGATGGTACTCCGCGATTTAAAGCGTACTTCAACCGGAGATGACGACGCTCCCTTGCTGACAGCAAAGCTGAGGGAGTTGGAGCGCCAAAAGACCATGCTGGCTAAGCTCAACCAGTACAAAGACTGTGTGCTGCGCGTTCAGTTTCCCGATCGCTTCGTGCTCCAGGGCATCTTTAAGCCGCACGAGCCCCTTTCTTCGGTGGAGGAGTTTGTTCGGGAGTTTTTGGTCCAGCCAGGGGAGCAATTCCATCTGTTTACCATTCCACCGAAGAAGGTGTTGCCCTCCGATGAGACGCTCCTGGAGCTGAATTTTGTCCCAAATGCCATCGTGCACTTTGGGTTTCTCAAGGACTCGCTCAATGCGGCGAACAATCGATTCGTGAAGGAGCAGTACATGGATCAGTTGACCTCCGAGGAGGGAGCGCATTATGCGGTTCAAAAATACCGTCTTACCCGTGCAACGGCGGCGGGGTCTAGTTAATAGATACATGGCTTTAAGCGAACAGTCTGCGTGATATTAAATGAATCCGctttatttctatatattttttatttaaaaaatttgtacATCAAATAAGGATTGTCGTTCTTTTCTTTAAAACACGAACtatttatttcagttttataCGTTTGCATTTCTCCCAAATGAAATAGAACACATTTGCGCCACTTGATGAGCAATGCATGGAGCCATTACCATTTTcacaacaaaattaaatttagtcTAACTTTATGTAGACCCAACTATCACTGGACAACTGGAGCGCAGCGTAATAATATTCATGTGAATATGAAGATTATGCCAGAAGACCGCCGACCCTTAGCCTAACAACTAATATGCTTATATTTTATGGAAAATGaaactaattgaatttttacaAAAGCTTGTCTTCAGAAAGTCGTAAGGCCAGACTTTAGCATGATCTTTTCTCCTCTTTTAAGGAAAAATCTGCCATCGTTTAGCAATCCTAAGCTGACAGTGCTGTTCTGAATGTGGTTATAGGTCATACATAGATGTCGGGTTATGGGTTTTCCAACGATGTGGATAACCGCTTTTTCAACTCATAAGCCTAATTAATGTGAACTGATAGAAAGGAATTTTTTTAACAAACTCATTCTCAaccaaaatacattttataaatctTTTTTCATGCGAATTTCAAACTCATTGCAGTAAATTAGACAAGCGCCTAATAACATAACAAATCATACAAACAACACAAATAACTAGTAACGGTCAATAAGTTAAAGTGGTCGGTTATGCTGTAACTTAATTAGCCAAGCCTGCAAGCTTGGCGCATACAAAGAAGCCacaaaaactaaacacatCGACTATGCGAATTTGTTAAGTTTTGTTAAATAAACCGAGTTTAATGAAGTTTTTCTTATCTCAAAGAGTGTCCTCTTACTTTTATCCTGCAACATATTTATAGGGACTTTTGAATGCGAGAGAGATAAAGCATTGCTAATTAAATTAGACCGCAACAAATTACCTATTATCAATACTATCATTACCATGTTGTAAAGTCATTTGCCAATACGTCCCAAAAGTGAAATGTACAGCTTAAAATTTGTAATGTTTATTGGCATTTTAAGTGCTTGTATAATTTGCTGCCAAGGGTTTGCCAAATCCATTCGAAAGAAATCGTATGCTGCCTCAACAATGGAACTGATGAACCTTCTGAAGGTTGAGGATAAACTGGTAGACAATTTAAATGGCTATGTGGAAAcactgaaaatgaaattaaatttaatgaaaagGTGGGACTAAGCAGCAGTTTCTCATTGAATAATTACATATCCACGTATTACCTACAGATCCCTAACTGCTATGAGTACAGAGCACAACGAAATGCATAGTGACTATGAATCGTACTTGGCAAATCCATTGAACAGCTTTCGACTAATACATCGCCTACACACGAGTTGGAGGAAATGGTATCACTATGCCTTTAGGACCGAAAATAATGCATTAGGTACTGCCAATATCTCGCCAAGTCAAAGAGtttgctttaaattatatttcgtAGTGCGTATTGAGAATGCCCATCATATGAGAATGCTGCTACCCACTTCATTGGATTTGGAACACGCGTGTCGCGGAATCGATGACTTGATGTCCTTTTACGACCTTAAGCCAGAAGAGCTGGCAGCTGGTAACTTAGCAGGGTACTCACAGCCAGAGTAAGTTAGGCTAAGTATACTGAAATACACAATATCATTATTACTGACTTCCAGTACAGAACTGACAGCTTACGATTGCTTAGCCCTCGGAGAGTTCAGCGTTCAAAGTCGAAAGGATGATCTTGCCGAGGCTTGGTTTAATCTCTCTTTGAGTCGTTTTGATAATATATTCGACCAATACCAAGCGCACGAGACGTTGGCTATGCTCCTGGCGAAGAACAAGCAGCTAACTGCAGCCCTTCACCACTTAGAGAACAAGCCGGAGGAAGTAGCCCCCAGTCATGGAGTCTTACACATCGAGGAGGAGTTGGCGACTGTGCAGAACTGCACGGTTGTTGTCCAAAAACCAAGTCGCCTCCACTGTCGCTACAACAGCACCACGACGCCCTTCACGCGGATTGCCCCTCTAAAAATGGAGGAGCTGAGCTCGGATCCGTACATGGTGGTCTTTCACGATGTGATTTACGACAGCGAAATTGAATTGATGCTAAACTCAAGTAATTTCATATTATCCCTGACTGATTCGGGTCAGGAGTCGGCGGTGAGAGCTTCGAAGGACTCATATATAGTAGAATCCAAAACCCTTAATGACCGGGTAACCGATATGACCGGATTACGTATGGAGCTCAGCGATCCATTTTCGCTGATTAATTACGGCATAGGTGGGCACTACATGTTGCACTATGACTATCATGAATATACGAATACGGTAtgatttttggaaaatttaaaactatgttggaaaagtatttttatcaTAGTATATTTTCAGACCAGGGCAAAGTACGGGGATCGAATAGCTACTCTTTTGTTTTACGTAAGTCACTCCACTTTGTCGCAGTCTCCTTGGTATTAGCTTGAAGTTTTTCCAGCTGGGAGAAGTTGACTCGGGTGGCGCCACAATCTTCCCGAGGATTAATATTACCGTTACGCCCAAGAAGGGGTCAGCGGTCTTCTGGTACAATCTGCACAACTCCGGAGCTTTGCATTTGGAAACGCTGCACTCAGCATGCCCGGTGATAAGCGGTTCCAAATACGGTAAGCTTTAAGGAGTTATGCTTTGCATGAAGTACCCACCGTATCTTTTTTTATAGTACTCACGAAGTGGATAAACGAGCTGCCTCAAATGTTCTCCACACCCTGCATGAAAGACTCGAATCTACACCCACCGCAAAATGTATAATTCTATAATCTGAACTGAAATCCTTAAGATTAAATGAGTTTCCTTTCCCGCATGATATCAGGTATATCTCTACCGTTATCCGCCCGCCCAGTGCTGCCAAGTAACTGTAACTGAGTAGCTGAGTAACTggagagagcgaaagagagggccCCAAGTTTGAGTTTGTTTGGCGTATCTTCGGCTTACCGCGATTGCAACttcgattcggattcggattcggattgcGCTTATGTTTCAGTTTCTGATTCGGCTTTCAGTCGTTGGCCGCGCGCCAGAGCAACAAGTTAAGTTTCGCACCTGGCCAGGTGATCGCGATACTCGCAGGTTGTAAGTCGCTAACGCTTTGCTTTGGCAACACAgtctaaatattttgtatagcCAAGGCGATATTATCAGACCCGTCTCAATCTAATGGGCTGCGGttgaaattacaaaattaaatcaagAGGCTAATTCGCGTTAACATTGATTTGTCCAGTGCTAAcagattgtgtgtgtgtgtgtgtgtgcgtgtaaaTTGGTTTTGCGCTAATTTCGGGCGAAATATTAACGCGGCCAAAAGAGCTAACGAAATTAAAGCGTATCGAAAACAACTTTTACCTATGCTGCCAGTTTCAAAACGAGGCAGAACTGTTGTTGTTTTACTTGTTGCCGTTGAACGTGCGGTCGCAGTGTTGTTGTTATCGCGGTGTGTTTGCttttgggggcgtggctggtaGTTGGCATGTGCGCAGCCGCCTTAAGTTGGCAGTGACAATAGACCAAAAAGACAGACAGCCGAGGAAATTATGGAGCGCTGACcaacaaaccaaaaccaaagcgCTGGCAATTGGAAAGTTGTTGTTATGCTCAAGAGAGCAGCGAAGGAGACAAGTGCCGGACTGGAATATCGCTGCATGTgtcgctaaataaatcacCAGCGTTTCAGTCAAGAAATCATAGCGCTACAAGACTTTTATTATGCCCCTTTTTTAATtagctttttggccaagtgtAATCAAATGTTGTGACAAATGGTGATAAAGTTAGCTTGAAAAGTTAGTTCGATTTTCAATCAAATTCTTGCAGATCAATTCGGatttaaattgaaagaaaTAACAATTGCTTTTTATGGATAATGTTATAGCTAGAAATCTATGTGATTTGGCttcaatttataaaattgCTTCCAATTTCTTATAATGCCTTCCATTTAGACAAAGTTATATAGCTAAATAGATGGATCAGAATGGATCGTGAGTTAgaaatgaaaaactaaaaaaaaaacaagagagaacgctatagtcgagttccccgactatctgatacccgttactcagctagtagaagtgcaggtttgtgggcgttagagtgggcgtggcaaaaagttctttggcaaatcgatagaaatttggaagactaatacaaaaatgaaaaaatatcaaaacatttttaaaaagtgtgggcgtggcagctttgggcggtttgtgggcgttagagtgggcgtggcaaaattttttttgacaaatcgatagaaatttacaacaccaatacaaaaatgaaaaaatatcaaaacatttttcaaaagtgtgggcgtggcagttttgggcggtttgtgggcgttagagtgggcgtggcagcatgattcgacaaacttgcgctgcgtctatgtccctggagtctgtatgcttaatctcaactttctagcttttgtagttcctgagatctcgacgttcatacggacagacagacggacagacggacggacagacggacagacggacagacggacggacagacggacatggccaaatcgactcggctattgatcctgatcaagaatatatatactttatatggtcggaaacgcttccttctgcctgttacatacttttcaacgaatctagtatacccttttactctacgagtaacgggtataattaatcTGTTTAAACTTTGCCTCGACTTGAAATGCACTTGCatatgtaatatattttacttaaatAGCAGTTGAAAAGTAAATATACATGTTTTGGAATAGCGGCTCACAGATAGGGTAGGTTTTACAGCTAGTcgtgaaaataaaatactcCAGCtcgtcgctgcctctgccgtCGCTTCTGCCACCGTTAccgcctctgcctctgccggCGCCTACGCACGCGTAGCGCGATTATCGGCGCATCTCAGTCGCGTCACCGCCTCCGTCCGCCCATCTTCACTTTTACCGCcgaaagagagagtgagagtgTTTGCCCCGCTCATTTGCGTTTCTTGTGTCTACCggttttattttggttttacaTACATTTTCTGTATTTTCGTTCAATTTACGCGCATTTCATTGCTTTCCTTCATTCGCAATACTGGAATAATTGATTAAAATAATAagttcattaaatttaattaaatcaactATCCGCTTCCGATCTGCGGCACGAGTCGCGAACACAACGATAATAAaggtttttttgtgttttcctcATTTGGCTTTTCCCTCCCACAGTGAGTGTTTGAGTGTACGTGGAAAATAGCAAAGCAAAATTACTTGCATCCGACGAAAATAACTAATCATCGTAATTTCCGAAGAAAGAAATTTTCAAGCAAAATTCGACAGAgaaaaaagtggcaaaaatgaaCTTTTTTGTGATTGGCTTTCTGATCATGCAGGCGGCAAGTGAGTAAAAtgcagttttcatttttcttgtttCCATTTTACCAAATAattgctgtttctgttgttgctgtgtggCTGCCGGAGCTTAATTGCTTTTCACGGGTGTCGgataacaattatttaattcGGGTTGGCAGCAGGCTGAAATTCAAATGACTGAGGCGACGAACTTTTCTTGAATTCGAGTTTGTGTCTTAAGTCTTTAGACTCAAGACAGCAGCTATATTTTATGGGGAGTCTTATGACACCTGGATATGCTGTAATACTAGACTGCAGACACAAAACTGGTCGCCGAAGATTCTTTTGTAAGCTGTCCAAAATTAGTGGTCGGTAATTAGCCAATTGGTCAAAcaaacaaagtaaataaatactaTACTGCTAGGTAGACAATTTGGCGTCAAGATTTGGACGTCCACTTAAATTTCAATCAACTTAAGTCAATGCAAAAAGTACGCCATATATGGCAAATAGCAACCATAACAATCTTATCTATACATTTGTTTATGCATATTAACCCACCGATCCGCTGCTGCAGTTTATTGGCATCGTTTTTTCATATGGATTCAGTTTCTGTT from Drosophila santomea strain STO CAGO 1482 chromosome 3R, Prin_Dsan_1.1, whole genome shotgun sequence includes:
- the LOC120454199 gene encoding tether containing UBX domain for GLUT4, with translation MDKRVTVLLPNGRRQNVNVTANMTLLEILETACSKHGYDAEEHCLKFHNKVVGLTQQFRFSGLPNNCVLEMEQTEKRRTLSNVLVCVQLNDGSRQQADFSPNDTIWLVVQKLCESQVNGYESPVIVYMRSEVIGQEQMRQTTLKSLGILEGRAMMRLIDKKPEDLKTQANVYKAPAVKPRVDNDDQPSTSRSAMAAGGSGGGGGFALTSNMIKNLKRTAPEENASGTEPAKTSGEDKQEQQPQPEAPKYDWGSGSGYSMHHPPERKQDENEVEENPGRAPPVVRVIGPRQAVLFSLDESKKNADDLPDSFFDLTVNDLKMVLRDLKRTSTGDDDAPLLTAKLRELERQKTMLAKLNQYKDCVLRVQFPDRFVLQGIFKPHEPLSSVEEFVREFLVQPGEQFHLFTIPPKKVLPSDETLLELNFVPNAIVHFGFLKDSLNAANNRFVKEQYMDQLTSEEGAHYAVQKYRLTRATAAGSS
- the LOC120454198 gene encoding prolyl 4-hydroxylase subunit alpha-1; this translates as MYSLKFVMFIGILSACIICCQGFAKSIRKKSYAASTMELMNLLKVEDKLVDNLNGYVETLKMKLNLMKRSLTAMSTEHNEMHSDYESYLANPLNSFRLIHRLHTSWRKWYHYAFRTENNALVRIENAHHMRMLLPTSLDLEHACRGIDDLMSFYDLKPEELAAGNLAGYSQPDTELTAYDCLALGEFSVQSRKDDLAEAWFNLSLSRFDNIFDQYQAHETLAMLLAKNKQLTAALHHLENKPEEVAPSHGVLHIEEELATVQNCTVVVQKPSRLHCRYNSTTTPFTRIAPLKMEELSSDPYMVVFHDVIYDSEIELMLNSSNFILSLTDSGQESAVRASKDSYIVESKTLNDRVTDMTGLRMELSDPFSLINYGIGGHYMLHYDYHEYTNTTRAKYGDRIATLLFYLGEVDSGGATIFPRINITVTPKKGSAVFWYNLHNSGALHLETLHSACPVISGSKYVLTKWINELPQMFSTPCMKDSNLHPPQNVYLYRYPPAQCCQVTVTE
- the LOC120454200 gene encoding CUE domain-containing protein 2 — encoded protein: MTNLEKQHEMVKRSLVQFISGHIPGADFSVVDEIVLSYIISILEEASQDPCFDVEGFVEMMGAYFEEFSTIDQGIICDWIYKLANELTDMEKNQENPDAVNLSLNSLSLSSIIPESKLRARNSSTSEKDELSSNSSSSGGCGGNKRSQHLSETSDGGSTDSSSSTCDYFLDETEVLQEMFPDSAIAEIKHCIAISKGDIDSATQILLHRQETNQCITDKSHTTYIKKNVVVDDNELKNRIIARYSYVDKNATQREYKPVVPKMEPRKLVRYRDNKIVSLKGERYTEIKRDEDAELKKPKKQIQP